A window of Cryptomeria japonica chromosome 3, Sugi_1.0, whole genome shotgun sequence contains these coding sequences:
- the LOC131059755 gene encoding pentatricopeptide repeat-containing protein At1g63330 yields MVHRKLQILFKQVAKTHTLFIFNARSFLTSAHFLNKFDSLQDRQTQGVVFRTTQTANVIQFTQVIDALCKFGHTDKAWDLFHLAKGQGLPLNVKSFSVLLGGLGRVGDFSRIILLLEEMKEMGVDPDSIIYTEVIQSLCVGGQIDEAFEFFWEMSPANCYPDRLTYSTLINGLCKEGRVDEALVLVGKMIQDGISLDTIIYSTLINGLCMVARVYEALGLLAKMRYALCFPNIVIYTTLLDGLCKKGRVNEALELLAEMIQDGFAPNLITYNALIEGYCIVCRVDEAIRLVAKMSQANCSPDIITYGTIIHGLSKIGRLHEALGFVAKMLQSGYFPQIYICTSLINGFFRAGKTNEACNLFVQMIKFGPSPDKSAFNTVIGGLCKDGRMDMVHECLNKMFSKGLEPDVFTYSSLIYCLCKKLQVDKARVLFEEMVTRGCLPDVVTYSCLVAGLCLCDRVSEACALLTEMENRSYHPDVVTYTILVSAFCKTEKLDKAWEIFNEMEKRNLKPDVVIYNAMIDGLCKAGNLPDANALMIKMVREGVTPNVCTYTDFIDAYCKSGEMDKAMWLFENVKTVGITPDVVTYTVLIDAFFKENKLVYALSLLDEMRAKGLVPDRRLQKVISWYLR; encoded by the coding sequence ATGGTGCACAGAAAGTTACAGATCTTGTTCAAACAGGTTGCAAAAACGCACACCTTATTCATATTCAATGCCCGCTCCTTTTTAACCTCTGCTCATTTCTTAAACAAGTTCGACTCATTGCAAGACAGACAAACACAGGGCGTTGTATTTCGTACGACGCAGACAGCCAACGTTATACAATTTACCCAAGTCATTGATGCCCTCTGTAAATTTGGCCACACAGACAAGGCCTGGGACCTTTTTCACTTAGCGAAAGGACAAGGGCTTCCTCTCAACGTGAAATCATTCAGCGTGCTTTTAGGTGGTCTTGGTCGTGTGGGTGATTTCTCTAGAATTATTTTGCTTCTTGAGGAAATGAAAGAGATGGGTGTTGATCCAGATAGCATAATCTACACAGAGGTGATACAATCTTTGTGTGTGGGGGGTCAAATTGATGAAGCATTTGAGTTTTTCTGGGAAATGAGTCCTGCTAATTGCTATCCGGATCGTCTTACTTATAGCACCCTTATAAATGGTCTATGCAAGGAAGGTAGAGTAGATGAAGCCCTTGTTTTAGTTGGTAAAATGATACAAGATGGCATTTCTCTGGACACTATTATATATAGTACCCTAATTAATGGTCTCTGCATGGTGGCTAGAGTATACGAAGCTCTCGGATTATTAGCTAAAATGAGGTATGCGCTTTGTTTTCCGAACATTGTAATATATACCACCCTGCTTGATGGTCTCTGTAAgaaaggaagagttaatgaggcTCTTGAATTACTAGCTGAAATGATACAAGATGGTTTTGCTCCTAATCTTATTACATACAATGCCCTAATTGAGGGTTACTGCATTGTATGCAGAGTAGATGAGGCTATTAGATTAGTAGCTAAAATGAGTCAGGCTAATTGTTCTCCAGATATTATTACGTATGGTACCATAATTCATGGTCTTTCCAAAATCGGTAGATTACATGAAGCTCTCGGATTTGTAGCTAAAATGTTACAATCTGGTTATTTTCCCCAAATCTACATCTGTACTAGCTTGATTAATGGCTTTTTCAGGGCTGGTAAAACGAATGAGGCATGCAATCTATTTGTACAAATGATTAAGTTTGGACCTTCTCCAGATAAATCTGCATTTAATACAGTTATCGGTGGACTGTGCAAAGATGGCAGGATGGACATGGTTCATGAGTGTTTAAATAAAATGTTCAGTAAGGGTTTGGAGCCAGATGTATTCACTTATAGTTCTTTGATATATTGTCTATGCAAAAAGCTTCAGGTGGACAAGGCTAGAGTGTTATTCGAAGAGATGGTAACAAGAGGCTGCTTACCAGATGTTGTGACTTACAGTTGTCTGGTTGCTGGTTTATGTTTGTGTGATAGGGTAAGTGAAGCATGTGCACTTCTGACAGAGATGGAAAACAGAAGCTATCATCCCGATGTGGTGACATATACTATCCTGGTTTCTGCATTCTGTAAGACAGAAAAGTTGGACAAGGCATGGGAAATATTCAACGAAATGGAGAAAAGGAATTTGAAACCTGATGTAGTGATatacaatgcaatgattgatggtCTTTGTAAGGCAGGTAATCTTCCTGATGCAAATGCACTGATGATTAAAATGGTTCGTGAAGGCGTGACCCCTAATGTGTGCACATATACTGATTTTATTGACGCATATTGCAAATCTGGTGAAATGGATAAGGCTATGTGGCTTTTTGAAAATGTGAAAACAGTTGGCATTACTCCAGATGTTGTTACCTATACTGTTCTAATTGACGCTTTCTTTAAGGAAAACAAACTGGTTTATGCTTTATCACTGCTGGATGAGATGAGAGCAAAGGGTTTGGTTCCAGATCGTCGCCTGCAAAAAGTTATCTCGTGGTATCTGAGATGA